Proteins encoded within one genomic window of Bradyrhizobium sp. CB1717:
- the urtE gene encoding urea ABC transporter ATP-binding subunit UrtE gives MLEVKDINLFYGAAQALRGVSISAEPGKVTCVLGRNGVGKTSLLRAMVGQYPISSGAIVFDGNDIAGLKPYERARKGIGFVPQGREIFPLLTVEENLKTGFGPLKREDKHIPDDVFSLFPVLQSMLGRRGGDLSGGQQQQLAIGRALVMRPKLLLLDEPTEGIQPSIIKDIGRAISYLRNLGNIAIVLVEQYLDFACELGDSFAVMDRGAVKFTCDRSNLDPGEISRQMAL, from the coding sequence ATGCTTGAGGTCAAGGACATCAACCTGTTCTACGGCGCGGCGCAGGCGCTGCGCGGCGTTTCGATCTCGGCCGAGCCCGGCAAGGTGACTTGCGTGCTCGGGCGCAACGGCGTCGGCAAGACCTCGCTGCTGCGCGCCATGGTCGGGCAATATCCCATCTCTTCGGGCGCGATCGTGTTCGACGGCAACGACATCGCGGGCCTCAAGCCCTATGAGCGGGCGCGCAAGGGCATCGGCTTCGTGCCGCAGGGCCGCGAGATATTCCCGCTGCTGACGGTCGAGGAGAACCTCAAGACCGGCTTCGGCCCGCTCAAGCGCGAGGACAAGCACATTCCGGACGACGTGTTCTCGCTGTTTCCGGTGCTGCAATCCATGCTCGGCCGGCGCGGCGGCGACCTCTCCGGCGGCCAGCAGCAGCAGCTCGCGATTGGCCGCGCGCTGGTGATGCGGCCAAAACTGCTCCTGCTCGACGAGCCGACCGAGGGCATCCAGCCCTCGATCATCAAGGACATCGGCCGCGCCATCTCGTACCTGCGCAACCTCGGCAACATCGCCATCGTGCTGGTCGAACAATATCTCGACTTTGCCTGCGAACTCGGCGACAGTTTCGCGGTGATGGATCGCGGCGCGGTGAAATTCACCTGCGACCGCTCCAACCTCGATCCCGGCGAAATCAGCCGCCAGATGGCGCTGTAA
- the urtD gene encoding urea ABC transporter ATP-binding protein UrtD, translated as MNVMDTRATSAMLYLDGVHVSFDGFHAINNLSLTLEPGEMRAIIGPNGAGKTTMMDIITGKTKPDEGTVLFDGVTDLTRLDETRIAELGIGRKFQKPTVFESQTVQDNLLLALNVDHSVRGTLFWRGSKAESERIDKVLETIRLTEARNRLAGSLSHGQKQWLEIGMLLAQDPKLLLVDEPVAGMTDVETHLTAELLKEINKTHTVMVVEHDMTFVRELGVKVTCLHEGTVLAEGTIDQVSSNERVIEVYLGR; from the coding sequence ATGAACGTCATGGACACCCGTGCGACTTCCGCGATGCTCTACCTGGACGGCGTGCACGTCTCGTTCGACGGCTTCCACGCCATCAACAATTTGTCGCTGACGCTCGAGCCCGGCGAGATGCGCGCCATCATCGGTCCGAACGGCGCCGGCAAGACCACGATGATGGACATCATCACCGGCAAGACCAAGCCCGACGAGGGCACCGTTCTGTTCGACGGCGTCACCGACCTGACGCGGCTGGACGAGACCCGCATCGCCGAGCTCGGCATCGGCCGCAAATTCCAGAAACCGACGGTGTTCGAGAGCCAGACCGTGCAGGACAATCTCCTGCTTGCGCTCAATGTCGACCACTCGGTCCGCGGCACGCTGTTCTGGCGCGGCAGCAAGGCGGAGTCCGAGCGTATCGACAAGGTGCTGGAGACGATCCGCCTCACCGAAGCCCGCAACCGTCTCGCCGGCAGTCTCAGCCATGGCCAGAAACAATGGCTCGAGATCGGCATGCTGCTGGCGCAGGATCCGAAGCTGCTGCTGGTCGACGAGCCCGTCGCGGGTATGACCGACGTCGAGACGCATCTCACCGCCGAGCTCTTGAAAGAAATCAACAAGACCCACACCGTCATGGTGGTCGAGCACGACATGACGTTCGTGCGCGAGCTCGGCGTCAAGGTCACCTGCCTGCATGAAGGTACGGTGCTCGCGGAAGGTACCATCGACCAGGTCTCGTCCAACGAGCGGGTCATCGAAGTCTATCTGGGACGCTGA